A genomic segment from Candidatus Methylomirabilis limnetica encodes:
- a CDS encoding thiolase C-terminal domain-containing protein — MRPVYMVSGGVSKFTKARPDVTFQPMVKEAYDYALKDLGLEHPRFVEIVDGSVASYFSDHFQRQLMSGIMVQDYLGLCPKPSHRVEGGGATGGLCFQEAWKSVASGLMDVCVAYGFETMSHVNTWKGNEFIALASDVSFDYPVGGFYSGYYAMMVVRHMKEFGTTVEQMAHVSVKNHNNAFHNPYAQKRKLLTIEDVRRAPMVAWPLTRLDICVMSDGAAATILASEEGISKLEKASGKRLKPAKIVGIGRGTDAMRMADRPHRKVLLLPHERASDYRGLKYPGVHSFRAGRMASKLAYEMAGITNPIEALDFIELHDAYTSSEIQTYEDMGLCKYGEGGRWAEEGNPFLPNLDYGLALKKPGTLPVNPSGGLIACGHPVGATGLMQAVFALWQLQGSIKKHFGNDRLQVKGARRGAIHSHAGTGTYVTVSIMEKV; from the coding sequence ATGCGACCGGTATATATGGTTTCTGGAGGGGTGAGCAAATTCACCAAGGCCAGGCCGGACGTCACCTTCCAACCGATGGTGAAGGAGGCGTACGACTATGCCCTCAAGGACCTCGGGCTTGAGCATCCCCGGTTTGTTGAGATCGTCGATGGCTCGGTCGCATCTTACTTCTCTGATCATTTTCAGCGACAGTTGATGTCGGGCATTATGGTGCAGGATTATCTGGGGCTCTGTCCTAAGCCGAGCCACCGGGTCGAAGGTGGTGGCGCCACCGGCGGCCTCTGTTTTCAAGAGGCCTGGAAGTCGGTGGCCTCGGGCCTCATGGATGTGTGCGTGGCCTACGGCTTCGAGACGATGTCCCATGTGAATACCTGGAAGGGTAACGAATTTATCGCGCTGGCCTCCGACGTGAGCTTCGACTACCCGGTGGGCGGTTTTTACAGCGGCTACTACGCGATGATGGTGGTCCGACACATGAAGGAATTCGGCACGACCGTCGAGCAGATGGCCCACGTCTCGGTGAAGAACCACAACAACGCCTTTCACAATCCCTATGCCCAGAAGCGAAAGCTCCTCACGATCGAAGATGTGCGTCGCGCGCCGATGGTGGCCTGGCCGCTGACCCGGCTGGATATCTGCGTCATGTCCGACGGGGCGGCAGCCACGATTCTGGCCAGCGAGGAGGGGATCAGCAAGCTGGAGAAGGCGAGCGGCAAGCGACTTAAACCGGCCAAGATTGTTGGCATCGGTCGCGGGACTGACGCGATGCGGATGGCCGACCGACCTCACCGTAAGGTGTTGCTGCTCCCGCATGAGCGGGCCAGCGACTATCGTGGTCTCAAGTACCCGGGCGTCCATTCATTTCGGGCAGGCCGGATGGCCTCCAAGCTGGCCTACGAGATGGCTGGGATCACCAATCCGATTGAGGCGCTGGACTTCATCGAGCTGCACGACGCCTATACCTCCTCCGAGATTCAGACCTACGAGGATATGGGCCTCTGCAAGTACGGGGAGGGTGGCCGATGGGCGGAGGAGGGGAACCCCTTTCTGCCCAACCTCGACTACGGTCTTGCGCTCAAGAAGCCCGGAACGCTTCCCGTCAATCCTTCGGGAGGCCTGATCGCCTGCGGCCATCCGGTGGGGGCCACCGGCCTGATGCAGGCGGTCTTCGCCTTGTGGCAACTACAAGGAAGCATCAAAAAGCATTTTGGTAACGACCGGCTGCAGGTCAAGGGCGCCAGACGTGGGGCCATCCACAGCCACGCCGGCACCGGGACATACGTCACCGTAAGCATCATGGAGAAGGTCTGA
- a CDS encoding cobalamin B12-binding domain-containing protein, with product MSEDRKIRILIAKPGLDGHDRGAKVIARAFRDAGMEVIYTGLRQTPEMIVNAAIQEDVDAIGMSCLSGAHMYLFPRVMELLKERGADDILVFGGGTIPADDIPKLKAAGLTAIFTSGATTTEAIECVKRNIRNKS from the coding sequence ATGTCAGAGGACCGAAAGATCCGGATCTTGATCGCCAAGCCGGGCCTTGACGGGCACGATCGGGGTGCCAAGGTCATCGCCAGAGCTTTCCGCGACGCCGGGATGGAGGTGATCTACACCGGGCTCCGGCAAACGCCGGAGATGATCGTGAACGCGGCCATCCAGGAAGACGTAGACGCTATCGGCATGTCCTGTCTGTCCGGGGCTCATATGTACCTGTTCCCAAGGGTGATGGAGCTGCTCAAGGAGCGTGGGGCCGATGACATCCTCGTCTTTGGTGGTGGCACAATCCCCGCCGACGACATCCCGAAACTGAAAGCAGCCGGGCTTACTGCCATCTTCACGTCCGGCGCGACAACGACCGAAGCGATCGAGTGCGTGAAAAGGAACATCAGAAATAAAAGTTGA
- a CDS encoding heterodisulfide reductase-related iron-sulfur binding cluster: protein MIPMREIYWNIPGHLFLYLLFFPFLVVWLYGIYRHTRMILMGEPAAVLGSMWDRLKGVVEDAVLQRRIAKDTLSGLLHRSISWGFAILFIATCLVALQDYLGIPTLRGSFYLYFMSLTVDLFGLVAIVGVLMALARRYGLKPDRLLLPRKAKSYDALLALLLISLVTGFLIEGLRIAATADPWGRWSPGGWLASVLFRGTEQTQQVALHQVLWWFHAAMAFTFIALLPYGVGMHVTSAAANILLKNQEGSGVLRTIDLDRAAHFGAGAIDQFTWKDLLDLEACTECGRCQQACPAWATGKPLTPKGVIIDLRDHMRLVADGDESRKMVGEVISHDVLWACTTCGACHQECPIFIEPIPKIIEMRRHLVMEEANFPETMQQALRSLEERGHPFRGTSASRTDWAKGLGVKTVAENGPPEILYWVGCAAAFDERNQQVAAAFAKLLQRAGVDFAILGEEERCTGDPARRIGNEYLFQALAKENIAILNGYGIKKIVTTCPHGFNTLKNEYPKLGGSYEVVHHTQMLADLVKEGRLRPEKPIDGVVSFHDPCYLGRHNGIYDPPRQLLGAIPGLVVKEMDRCREGAFCCGAGGGLMWFEEKIGKRVSWERTEEALALEPQVLASACPYCLIMFEDALKVKDAIGRTRPLDVAELMAQSMDM, encoded by the coding sequence ATGATCCCCATGCGCGAGATCTACTGGAACATCCCGGGGCACCTGTTCCTGTACCTGCTGTTCTTTCCCTTCCTGGTCGTCTGGCTCTACGGCATCTACCGGCATACCCGCATGATACTCATGGGGGAGCCTGCTGCGGTCTTGGGTAGTATGTGGGACCGGCTCAAAGGCGTTGTAGAGGATGCCGTCTTGCAGCGGCGAATCGCCAAGGACACGCTCTCAGGACTGCTCCACCGCTCGATCTCCTGGGGATTTGCCATCCTCTTTATCGCCACCTGCCTCGTGGCCCTCCAGGACTATCTCGGTATCCCGACTCTGCGCGGGAGCTTCTACCTCTACTTCATGTCGCTGACCGTCGATCTGTTCGGGCTGGTGGCCATTGTCGGCGTGCTGATGGCGCTCGCCCGGCGCTATGGCCTTAAACCCGATCGGCTTCTGCTGCCTCGTAAGGCCAAGAGTTACGACGCTCTGCTGGCACTGCTTCTCATCAGCCTGGTGACCGGGTTTCTGATTGAGGGGCTTCGGATCGCGGCCACGGCAGATCCATGGGGGCGCTGGTCGCCTGGCGGCTGGCTGGCATCCGTCCTGTTTCGCGGGACTGAACAGACCCAGCAGGTTGCCCTCCATCAAGTCCTCTGGTGGTTCCATGCCGCCATGGCCTTCACCTTCATCGCTCTTCTCCCCTATGGGGTGGGTATGCACGTCACGTCTGCTGCCGCCAACATCTTGCTGAAGAACCAGGAGGGCTCCGGGGTGCTGCGGACGATCGACCTGGATCGAGCTGCGCATTTTGGCGCTGGAGCGATTGACCAGTTTACATGGAAAGATCTCCTCGACCTCGAGGCCTGCACCGAGTGTGGCCGCTGTCAACAGGCCTGCCCGGCCTGGGCGACCGGTAAGCCACTGACCCCTAAAGGCGTCATCATCGATCTGCGAGATCACATGCGCCTGGTTGCCGACGGAGATGAGTCCAGAAAGATGGTCGGTGAGGTGATCTCCCACGACGTCCTGTGGGCGTGCACCACCTGTGGCGCCTGCCATCAGGAGTGCCCGATCTTCATCGAGCCGATCCCAAAGATCATCGAGATGCGTCGCCATCTGGTGATGGAGGAGGCCAACTTTCCGGAGACGATGCAGCAGGCCCTGCGGAGTCTGGAGGAGCGGGGCCATCCGTTCCGTGGTACGTCGGCCTCCAGGACCGATTGGGCAAAGGGGCTCGGCGTGAAGACCGTGGCCGAGAACGGTCCACCGGAGATACTGTACTGGGTCGGCTGCGCCGCAGCCTTTGATGAGCGGAATCAGCAAGTGGCGGCGGCCTTCGCGAAGCTCCTACAACGCGCCGGAGTCGATTTCGCGATCCTGGGGGAAGAGGAGCGATGCACGGGTGACCCGGCCCGCCGGATCGGAAACGAGTACCTATTCCAGGCGCTGGCTAAAGAGAATATCGCCATCCTGAACGGGTATGGCATCAAGAAGATCGTCACTACCTGCCCGCACGGTTTCAACACGCTCAAGAATGAATACCCCAAGCTGGGAGGCAGTTACGAGGTCGTCCATCACACGCAGATGTTGGCCGACCTGGTGAAGGAGGGGCGCCTGCGGCCAGAGAAGCCGATAGATGGCGTCGTGTCGTTCCATGACCCTTGCTATCTCGGACGACATAACGGTATCTACGATCCACCCAGGCAACTTCTTGGTGCGATCCCTGGGCTTGTGGTCAAGGAGATGGACCGATGTCGTGAGGGCGCTTTCTGCTGCGGTGCGGGGGGCGGGTTGATGTGGTTTGAGGAGAAGATCGGCAAGCGCGTAAGTTGGGAACGGACCGAAGAGGCACTGGCCCTTGAGCCGCAGGTGCTGGCGAGCGCCTGTCCCTATTGCCTGATCATGTTCGAGGACGCGCTGAAGGTCAAGGATGCGATAGGGCGGACCAGACCGCTTGACGTAGCAGAGCTGATGGCGCAAAGTATGGATATGTAA
- a CDS encoding acyl-CoA mutase large subunit family protein: MSEQKDLKRIEEEKARWEAETLKPALAQTPERAERFTTASMTPVERLYTPADLPEWDYAKELGFPGEYPYARGVQPTMYRGKLWTMRMFAGYGTADETNRRFKYLLEQGQMGLSTAFDLPTLMGYDSDHPSSAGEVGKCGVAIDSLADMETLFEGIPLGEVTTSMTISSPASVLWAMYIAVCEKQGVPYHEIGGTLQNDILKEYIAQKEYIYPIAPSVRLVTDTILFGAQHLPRWNTVSISGYHIREAGATALQELAFTLADGIVYVEEAIKAGLDVDAFAPRLSFFFDCHNDLFEEVAKFRAARRLWARIMRERFGAKDPRSWLLRTHAQTAGCSLTAQQPRNNIVRVAIQALAAVLGGTQSLHTNAMDEALALPTEEAATIALRTQQIIAHESGVTNTVDPVAGSYYVETLTNQMEEGVWEYFRRIEDLGGMIRAIEKGFPQREIADAAYAYQQAIERGEKVIVGVNRFTEDEEVPIPILTIDREAEARQIERVQALRRARDKDAVMRSLETLRQAAAGNDSWGKDLLMPRILDAVRAYATLGEIMDVFRDAWGEYKESSII, from the coding sequence ATGTCCGAGCAGAAAGATCTGAAGCGGATCGAGGAAGAGAAGGCGCGGTGGGAGGCCGAGACGCTGAAGCCCGCCCTCGCCCAGACCCCTGAACGGGCCGAACGCTTCACCACCGCGTCCATGACCCCGGTAGAGCGCCTCTACACCCCGGCCGACCTGCCCGAGTGGGATTACGCGAAAGAGCTTGGATTTCCCGGCGAATACCCCTACGCGCGCGGGGTTCAGCCGACGATGTACCGCGGCAAGCTCTGGACCATGCGGATGTTCGCCGGGTACGGCACCGCCGACGAAACCAACCGACGGTTCAAGTATCTGCTCGAGCAGGGCCAGATGGGGCTATCCACCGCCTTCGATCTGCCGACCTTGATGGGATACGATTCGGACCACCCCTCTTCAGCCGGTGAGGTGGGCAAGTGCGGCGTGGCCATCGATTCGCTCGCCGACATGGAGACGCTGTTCGAGGGGATTCCGCTCGGTGAGGTCACGACCTCTATGACGATCAGCTCGCCCGCCTCAGTTTTGTGGGCGATGTATATCGCCGTCTGCGAGAAGCAGGGCGTTCCGTACCATGAGATTGGCGGGACGCTCCAGAACGACATCCTGAAGGAGTACATCGCGCAGAAAGAGTATATCTATCCGATTGCGCCTTCGGTCCGGCTGGTGACCGACACCATCCTGTTCGGCGCGCAGCACCTGCCGCGTTGGAATACCGTCAGTATCAGCGGATACCATATCCGGGAGGCGGGGGCAACCGCATTACAGGAGCTCGCGTTCACGCTGGCCGATGGGATAGTCTATGTCGAGGAGGCCATCAAAGCGGGTCTCGATGTCGACGCGTTTGCCCCGCGTCTCTCCTTCTTCTTCGATTGCCACAACGACCTGTTCGAGGAGGTGGCCAAGTTTCGGGCGGCGAGAAGGCTGTGGGCTCGGATCATGCGGGAGCGATTCGGGGCAAAAGATCCCCGTTCCTGGTTGCTGCGGACACATGCCCAGACGGCTGGTTGTTCCCTCACCGCCCAGCAGCCGCGCAATAACATCGTCAGGGTCGCGATCCAGGCGCTGGCGGCTGTGCTGGGTGGGACGCAATCGCTGCACACCAACGCCATGGATGAGGCGTTGGCGCTCCCGACGGAGGAAGCCGCCACCATCGCGCTGCGGACGCAGCAGATCATCGCGCACGAGAGTGGCGTCACTAACACGGTCGATCCAGTGGCCGGCTCCTACTACGTCGAGACGTTGACGAATCAGATGGAGGAAGGGGTCTGGGAGTACTTTCGGCGGATCGAGGATCTGGGCGGGATGATCCGGGCGATCGAGAAAGGATTCCCCCAGCGCGAGATCGCCGATGCCGCCTATGCGTATCAGCAGGCCATTGAACGGGGTGAGAAGGTCATCGTTGGCGTGAATCGATTTACAGAAGACGAAGAGGTCCCGATCCCGATTCTCACCATCGACCGTGAGGCCGAGGCGCGGCAGATCGAACGCGTACAAGCGCTTCGCCGCGCGCGCGACAAGGATGCCGTGATGCGGTCGCTGGAGACGCTCCGTCAGGCTGCCGCCGGGAACGACTCGTGGGGAAAGGATCTGTTGATGCCGAGGATTCTTGACGCGGTTCGGGCCTACGCGACCTTGGGCGAAATCATGGATGTCTTTCGCGATGCCTGGGGCGAATACAAAGAGTCGTCGATCATCTAG
- a CDS encoding Zn-ribbon domain-containing OB-fold protein, with the protein MASDKRGRLSRKLPEEKSVALPETDDGTILFNVPFPKDLAQLKAMAPIIIKQSYQIDYIHSYGQDSPFFAGLANGKLLGTVCTKCGYKYATPKLHCMDCGSECDWFELPQVGAVHTFTVCYFGGEEFLKETPFVLILAEWPGIDTLFLSRLLGVDPLKPSLDWVGMKVRAKFRRLSKFKPTDVYFVPA; encoded by the coding sequence ATGGCGAGTGACAAACGTGGGAGACTGAGTCGGAAGCTACCCGAGGAAAAGTCTGTTGCGTTGCCAGAGACCGACGACGGGACGATTCTGTTTAATGTCCCGTTTCCTAAGGACCTGGCCCAGCTCAAAGCCATGGCCCCCATCATCATCAAGCAGTCCTACCAAATCGATTACATCCACAGCTACGGACAGGACTCGCCCTTCTTCGCTGGCTTGGCTAACGGGAAGCTCTTGGGGACCGTCTGCACGAAGTGTGGATACAAATACGCGACGCCTAAGCTGCACTGTATGGATTGCGGCAGCGAGTGCGACTGGTTCGAGCTCCCCCAGGTCGGCGCGGTCCACACCTTCACGGTCTGTTACTTCGGGGGCGAGGAGTTCCTGAAGGAGACCCCCTTTGTGCTGATCCTGGCGGAGTGGCCTGGTATCGATACCCTGTTCCTCTCACGGCTGCTCGGCGTCGATCCACTGAAGCCCTCACTGGATTGGGTCGGGATGAAGGTTCGGGCAAAATTCCGGCGCCTCTCCAAGTTCAAACCGACCGATGTCTATTTCGTCCCGGCGTAG